A part of Primulina eburnea isolate SZY01 chromosome 10, ASM2296580v1, whole genome shotgun sequence genomic DNA contains:
- the LOC140842285 gene encoding putative indole-3-acetic acid-amido synthetase GH3.9, translating into MDGEKLEYKGEEALKELERLTSNADEVQEEILKKILEQNGDTEYLNKYIGDSSKKIVSQFKKNVPVITYKDIRPYIVRIASGENSSLITGQPITELLCSSGTSEGEPKLMPSIAGDLDRRTFVYNLITPLINQYVLGLDEGKAMYLYFVKAETSTPCGLPVRTVLTSYYRSRHFQHRPHDIFNDFTSPNATILCYDSDQSMYCQLLAGLLHRREVLRLGAVFASALLRAISFLEHHWRDFCRDIRAGKLGAAIDDRECRYAMSSVLDGPYPDLADEIEQICGDTASWKGIICRLWPNAKFIEAVVTGSMSQYVPALRYYSDEKLPLICTMYASSECYFGVNLRPLCDHREVSFTLLPNMGYFEFIPLGENGTFSAEFEEEDDEIRVAPSRLVDLVNVKLGCYYELVVTTFSGLNRYRIGDVLQVTGFHNKAPSFRFICRRNVVLSIDNDKTNEEDLHRSITVATKNLLEPRHTLLLEYTSSADTSSVPGHYVIYWEINDMLHPEAPRLNAQVLKECCIAVEEGLDYVYRRCRTNDKSVGPLEIRVVKRGTFEKLMDLFITQGGASINQYKTPRCVKSKAALNLLNGNVTGCYFSPRDPAWSA; encoded by the exons ATGGACGGAGAGAAATTGGAGTACAAAGGTGAGGAAGCATTGAAGGAGCTGGAAAGACTAACATCAAATGCAGATGAAGTTCAAGAAGaaatattgaaaaaaatattggagCAAAACGGGGATACGGAGTATCTGAATAAATATATCGGCGATTCGTCGAAGAAGATCGTATCCCAGTTCAAGAAAAATGTGCCCGTTATTACGTACAAGGATATTAGGCCTTACATTGTGAGGATTGCGAGTGGAGAAAATTCAAGTCTTATTACTGGCCAACCCATTACAGAATTGTTATGCAG CTCGGGTACGTCGGAGGGAGAACCCAAGTTGATGCCGTCGATTGCCGGAGACCTTGATCGTCGGACCTTTGTGTATAATCTCATCACGCCTTTAATCAATCA GTACGTATTGGGGTTGGATGAGGGAAAAGCCATGTACCTCTACTTCGTGAAAGCGGAGACCTCAACTCCCTGCGGCTTACCGGTTCGCACCGTGCTAACCAGCTACTACCGGAGCCGCCACTTCCAGCACCGACCTCATGACATTTTCAACGATTTCACCAGCCCCAATGCCACCATTCTCTGCTATGACAGCGATCAAAGCATGTACTGTCAATTACTGGCCGGCCTACTACACCGCCGGGAAGTCCTCCGCCTCGGTGCGGTCTTCGCCTCCGCGCTTCTCCGAGCCATTTCCTTCCTCGAACACCACTGGCGTGATTTCTGCCGCGACATCCGTGCTGGAAAACTTGGTGCCGCGATCgacgatcgggagtgtaggtacGCGATGTCGAGTGTCTTGGATGGACCCTATCCTGACCTGGCAGACGAGATTGAGCAGATATGCGGCGATACGGCGTCGTGGAAGGGGATAATCTGTCGACTGTGGCCTAACGCGAAGTTCATCGAGGCGGTGGTGACTGGATCGATGTCCCAGTACGTCCCGGCGTTGAGATACTACAGCGATGAAAAGCTGCCGTTGATCTGTACGATGTACGCGTCGTCGGAGTGCTATTTCGGGGTGAATTTGAGGCCATTGTGCGATCATAGGGAGGTCTCTTTCACGTTGTTGCCAAATATGGGGTACTTCGAGTTCATACCATTAGGGGAAAATGGTACGTTTTCAGCGGAGTTCGAAGAAGAAGATGACGAGATAAGGGTGGCTCCAAGCAGGCTTGTGGACTTGGTGAATGTGAAACTTGGGTGTTACTATGAGCTCGTCGTCACTACATTTTCAG GATTAAACCGTTACCGCATAGGCGACGTCCTCCAAGTCACCGGCTTCCACAACAAAGCTCCCTCCTTCCGATTCATCTGCCGCCGAAACGTGGTCCTCAGCATCGACAACGACAAGACCAACGAGGAGGACCTCCACCGCAGCATAACCGTGGCAACCAAGAACCTACTCGAGCCCCGCCACACGCTCCTCCTCGAATACACCAGCTCCGCGGACACCTCCTCCGTCCCCGGACACTATGTCATCTACTGGGAGATCAACGACATGCTCCACCCGGAAGCCCCGCGCCTGAACGCCCAAGTACTGAAAGAATGCTGCATTGCCGTGGAGGAGGGGTTGGACTACGTTTACCGCCGGTGCAGGACGAACGATAAGTCGGTGGGACCATTGGAGATCAGGGTAGTGAAGAGGGGCACCTTTGAGAAGCTGATGGATTTGTTCATCACACAGGGTGGGGCGTCGATAAATCAGTACAAAACTCCGAGGTGTGTGAAATCCAAAGCTGCTTTGAATCTTCTTAATGGCAATGTGACTGGGTGTTATTTTAGTCCTAGGGATCCTGCTTGGAGTGCTTGA